The proteins below come from a single Halobacillus salinarum genomic window:
- the cbpB gene encoding cyclic-di-AMP-binding protein CbpB, protein MVSAEKEKLELPLVSELMIPSEKVAHVQVGNPLEHALLVLVKSGYSAVPVLDPNYKFRGIISKTKILEETLGIEQFELNRLSEIQVSEIMEKNTPCLKKDDHMIDALHKLIDHPFVCVAADNGEFDGIVTRRTILKQFSKHYHETLKRAY, encoded by the coding sequence ATGGTAAGTGCAGAAAAGGAAAAATTAGAATTGCCTCTAGTGAGTGAATTAATGATTCCATCAGAAAAGGTCGCTCACGTCCAGGTGGGAAATCCACTTGAACATGCTTTACTAGTACTTGTGAAGTCAGGCTATTCAGCCGTCCCCGTACTTGATCCTAACTATAAATTCAGAGGAATAATCAGCAAAACGAAAATTCTGGAAGAGACGTTGGGCATAGAACAATTTGAATTAAACCGTTTATCTGAAATTCAAGTAAGTGAAATTATGGAAAAAAACACCCCTTGTTTAAAAAAGGACGATCATATGATTGATGCTCTGCACAAATTAATTGATCATCCTTTTGTCTGCGTTGCTGCAGATAACGGAGAATTTGACGGGATTGTTACGAGAAGAACAATTTTAAAACAATTTAGTAAGCATTATCACGAAACACTGAAGCGAGCGTATTA